The stretch of DNA tAAAGTACGGCTCGACTGCGTAGAACTGATTGTGGTTTTGTTCATAGTGTTGTGAAAAAAGAACACAGTGTAATGTTTAACATTTGTTTCCATGGTTGTACTTGTTCCTATCCTGGTTCTATGAGCACGTTTTTAGGAAACACAGCCAAGAGAatacttgttgttgttgttgttgttgttgttgttgttgttgttgttgttgttgttgttgttgttgttgttgttgttgtttttcaaaaAGATCAGTTAActtttgtccataactcaaagatattcaatttactgtcatagaggattacaaaaaaataaaaaatactcacatttaagaagctagaatcaagagtattttgacttttttttttcttaaaaaattactcaaactgattaatcgattatcaaaattgttgccaattaatttaagttgacaactaatcgattgatcgttgcagctctagtgatTTGTTGTATTTCAGGGTGGTTGCTAAGTAATCGGATAACTTGGTGCGTAACTCGGTTATTCCTATAGTGGTGGCTGGATAGCAAGTATAATTTAAGAATCATGAAAGGATGCAGAACGGGTTCATCCTCTGTCACATCCAGGCTGCATAgtgtcacatcacatcacatgtgTGGTATTGTCATGGTGAaaactagggctgacccaaatgcttcgaccattgccatggtgaTCGACTTCCAAATCAgtacttctttttttgtttcgtttctatataagtatgtaataataaagtatagaTCCCCAAATAGCCGatggaataatcccacaacgtTATTCATTGTTCATATTCAACACAATATTAttgttagttattctcagatagATATTGCTGattgttatgtgtagaggtgcgtgtgtgtacagtagtgcggcagcagcGCTGTCTCGGGCACTGAAACTGggaagatggagacagacagacaaaagaaCGCCACgctgcgaagcttcgaataccttcgaaaaATACCTGCCAAAAAATGGCATTTGGAACAGCCCTAGTGAAAACAATACTGTACCAGCAGCAGGTATTTTGGAGATTGTGCTGTGTTCTCATCTGTCCTGTGTGTGAGCGTCACTGGTTAGAGGGTCAGGTGCATGGAAATCCCCAGGCGAAAGCAAAAGCCAGGCCTGGATTGTTCTGTGGTAATTGTTGCACCTCAGTTTGTATCCATATTAGTTCACGTCCACCCCCCACAAAGTTTAGAATAACAGTCTATTGTGTCTGGATTGTGTAGTTCTGCTGAGTGTATGCATACCTTAgctatgtttattttattgtgttgtgttttgtacTATATAAAAATCAAATGAAGACAAACCCCCAGCAACACACAGGTAGCATTCACATTTAATGTACTATAGACTGTGAAATGTCATTGTTCAGAGTGACATGGTCAGCGATAGGTCAGAGATTCTTAATTCTTTGGGAATTTCAGGTTGATATGTCAGCTAGATCATACATACAGTTTTTCACAGAAAACCCAACTGGTGTGGACCTATAATGTTGATCTCAGTGCAACTTTTTTTTGAGCTGTACAAATTGCATTAACACACTAGGAACGAATAAATGTGTTCTGTCATGGGGATGATTTTTCATGGGCGGGGGGTTGTAGAGTGGAAACCTTCTAGGATGAAAGTTGAATTGGAGCTTAAGTATAACCCTGTTCTGTCTTTAATGCTGTCATATGCATGCATGTCATATGTGTTGGAATCAGCTGGTGTAATGACTCCCTTACATAACCCAGTTATTAATCCCTAGTCTAGCCTATGTCACTGAgatggttttattattattattattattggcaaCATACAAGCATCAGCTCAGAATATAACTGATACGCCCTTTTTTTGTTAGTTGTTAATCAGAGTGAAGGTTTCACCATGACTGAAACAAGATAAATTCTCACAGTCAGTGTTTGTTGGGTCCAGAGATCCTGGAGAGGTCATGACAGCTGAGCATGCATCTTCATCACGTCATATTCTTGTGTAGTCATAGCAGTGGTAAAAAAGGGTTATGTGAGGTCAACTATAGACCTTTGTCTTCGTCTCACAACGTTAACATCCCAGAGTGTGGTTTAAATCTGCAACACAGGAGTTGTTTCTAATCTAGCGACAGTATGTAGTTGGATCTCGTTCATTTTAAGGCCTTGTGGCAGAGAGAAAATGTCCAAACCAGGGACCACATAAAATctattgaacttttgaaatttCAAATGTGACCgatcgcacacacacattcatctgtTTTGTAATACTTTTTAAGGATTTTAGAAGTGGATGATTTAATTGATATATGCTCTGTAGTAGGTCTCCATTGTTATTGATCTGAATATTcagttttccaacatttatccCCCAAATCACACATAAAATGTTGCGTAATAAAAAATCTAAACATTCTCAAGCAGCATATGTTTCAGGTTGTTGAAATTTGATTGTCTAAATGTTGCTTTACAGTTTGGTCCAGTGGCTGAAGCACAGCAGGAAGGAGTACTGTGAATTATGCAAGCACAGATTTGCTTTCACACCAAGTAAGTACTCGTGACATTGATGGATCATCAACTTTAATATATTAAACAGCCTCAGGTTTCCTAAACAAGCCTTACAGATGGGGCCATGTGGTTCTGTTTTTGTATCAGTCCTTTTTACATAACACAATGATATTTAGAACACTATCAAACATAAAAGATTATTTAAATGTCTCTGGTTCCCTCTTTCCACTTCAGTCTACTCCCCAGACATGCCCTCACGTCTGCCCATCCAGGACATCTGTGCCGGCCTGCTGACCAGTGTGGGCACGGCCATCCGCTACTGGTTCCATTACACACTGGTGGCCTTCGCGTGGCTCGGGGTGGTTCCTCTCACCGCATGTAAGtaatacacacacaggcacaaatGCAGAGATAAACTGATTGTGAACTCAAGGCCAAAGTGATCTTCTCCTGGATTACACAAGCTATTTGTATCAGTTGTTATCTTAAACGTGTAATTCACTTTTTTCCTCCTCATAAATTGATTCACCAAAGCAATGGGGGATAATAATAGGTTTTATCTGATTTTAGCTGATCAATTTGTTTCATAGGTTTGGAAGTAGATGTTCATTACATTGTATGAAGTGGCCATGACATAAGCTTCACATATTAGCTCATGTTCATGGTTTAACGCGATCAAGAGAATTACAGCTTTAGTATCTTTACATAACATGTGCATGTTCCAAGATATGTAAATCCCCCTCAGTtctcaatgtaaaaaaaaatcgatGTAATGCTCACATATTGTGTAAGTTGTTAAAATGAaactatttaaatgtatttaatgtatgcaaaatgacactaatttatttatctgGTCTCTGTCTCAGGTCGCATCTACAAGTGTCTGTTTACCGGCTCTGTGAGCTCACTTTTGACACTGCCGCTGGACATGCTCTCTACGTGAGTGATGCAACCATTGTTTTCCTACTACACACTACTAAAGCTAAAGCTCGTCTCCTTTACCTGCTTATTCTCTTCATTTCCATATAGCCTACTTTTTAAAGGtctattttttgtatgtttataAAAGTGTTAATTTCTGTGCTCCTGCAGAGAGAACCTGCTTGCAGATTGTCTACAGGGCTGCTTCGTGGTCACCTGCACGCTGTGTGCATTTATCAGCCTGGTGTGGCTCAGAGAACAGATAGTCCATGGTGGCGCTCCCCAGTGGTTAGAGCACCAGCCGCAACCGCCTAACGCAGCCGGACAAGCCAATGAGGTACTTTGTCTGACATACATACTTGTACATCCAATCTTAACCACGTGCATACACAAAATCACTCTAACTCCCTATGTTAAACCCTCACTCTCAGGCACAAGCTGCAGGCCAGGGAGCAGCGGATGAGCCCCCTGCAGCCCAGCCAGCCCCGGCTGACCCTCCAGCCCAGAATGAAGCAGAGCCTGAGCCCCCTGATGTCCCGCCAGACCAGGGTGATGACCCAGAgctggaagaagaggagggagcagCAGCTGAAGATGCAGACCCCAATAATGGAGCACAAGGTTGGAATTTGTTAAGGAAATCAATCACAATCAGAGTATCCGTTTAAAGTAGTGTTTTTGGCAGATGTAGTTGTAATTTTAGTCCGTACTGAAGTCTTGTCAGGCTGTATAAAGTGTCATTTTGAGACTCGATTAGCGTAAACAAACAGTGATTGTGTTCAAGAATGGCACACTGCCCGTCTGTCCATCACATTTCACATTGTGTTCTGCCTGGTTAGATTTTATGGAGATACGCTGGAATGCCTTGCCTTACAAAATTTAATTGCTTAACATCAAAAGACACTGAGAAAATGGTGCAGTTCAAGCACAAATTGAAATGGAGCGGAGCGTCATGTTTCGTCTCCAGTAAAGCCAACAGACTAGGGCGTTGTTGAAGCGACAGAAAACTGCAGGGTTTATGGAAATGCACACTTAAACACTGAGAAACATTAGAAcaaacagcaacactgccatTAGAGCATACAATTAATTTGAGAATGATATAACGATGTGTCAAAATGCACTCATATCCCCcttaatttgttttgttttgctgcgGTTAATGGGCTGATTTTGCAGCAGGCTAGGCAAAACAGGCTGATAATGAATTGTGATTGTATTATACATTATTCTAGCTGCGGGGTGTCACCACAGCTAAATTAATGCAGTGGAAACAATAGGTTGTTCTGCAAACAAATTCTCCCCGGAACAGCATTAATAATGTAATCATAACAGTGTTCTTAAGtattatttttctgtgttgttgCTGGAAGCCAACCCAAAAGCATTTGACCAGACAAACACAATAACAGTGTTGTCTTGATTGATAATGATTGAATTGGATGTTTATatagacattttttaaattgctgACTGTTGTGAATGTATTAATCTTCACTGTATTTAAAGTAAATATTTTTCTCTGTAGACGACATGAATTGGAATGCTTTGGAGTGGGACAGAGCGGCGGAGGAGCTCACCTGGGAAAGGGTAACTCTGCGTGACATTACTGATCTCCAAACACCCCCATCCCTAGTACACAATCTACACAACTCTATCAAAGGTTTTTCTATTTGTGTTATACATCATGACGTACTTAAAAtctttccatttccattttaGATGCTTGGCCTGGATGGTTCACTGGTATTTTTGGTAAGTCTGTTAAGTCAGTTATGTTTTTTACGCTTTTGTATCATACGTTTGTAAGTTAAATCATACGTGGACTCTTTTGTCTTGTAGGAGCATGTTTTTTGGGTGGTGTCTCTCAACACACTCTTCATCCTGGTCTTTGGTGAGTAGATTAAAACAAGGCTTTATCACAAAGATTGATTGATCGCATTTATTGGATGATTAAAAGTACAGAGTAACTTTGCACAGCAGTAGTTCCATTCATCAAGGactaaaacacaataaagcctAAAAGGTCCTCCAGCatacaacaaaaaaatgaacaaaacataaaactaTAATACTGTACaatttagggctgcacgataatGAGCAAActgttaatcatgattattttgatcaatattgagattatTTACcatgattattcatagattttactttgttattgtcatccatagtggttatttgcataaaaacacacaattcaaatgaataggaaataaataattaaatttttattcaaatatttgctttgattaaaaaaaaataagctccttagctccgtgctgtcggcagacgagccggtctcggtgattactctgagccgcattcatgggaatgaattacaatataagtgtcggattaagttagttgttccaaatgttttaaggttgttcctccgcggcttattttggacttgcagttgtgaTAATTTGCGAGCTTTATGTCTACTTCACTcacgctgaagaacttccacaccgacgacatgttagtttaggaagcgcttgatttatgcagcagagttttctatgagcggagcattttaaacgccaatatcgcagtcgatcatgttcatttaattgtgggaagccaaaatcccgattaatatttgattaattgtgcagtccTGGTACAGTTATATGATCATATTTAAGACATATTATGTAATTATAGCaatttttgtcttctttttttccttcaatcAGCATTTTGTCCCTACCACATCGGGCACTTCTCTGTCGTGGGTCTTGGCTTTGAGGAATATGTAAGAAACTGCTGTGATCCTCTTGGCATTATTATTCAGTGTTGTGTCTcttgaattgtgattaattacTTGACTACAACTTTGTTCTGTTCTTCAGGTCCAAGCGTCCCACTTTGAGGGCTTAATCACAACCATTGTGGGCTACATACTGCTGGCCATGACGCTCATCCTCTGTCACGTATCCTTCCGTCTACTGAAATGTAAAACCTAAAGCAAACATAATTCTATTACCAGGACAAGCAATGCATGTGGAATTGATTCTGTTTGGTCTGTGCGGGTGTAAATGTGTGAGCAGCATTGTTGATCCTTAATGGCCGTCTCAGGGTCTGGCTGCTCTGGTCAGGTTTCAGCGCTCCCGACGTCTCCTGGGAGTCTGCTACATCGTTGTCAAGGTAACACCTCTAAGTACATTTCTTCCTCTGTGTAACTCACGTCTGCACCGTCCTTGGTGGAAATATAGACAGAAGTATTCACTTACTGAGATTTACTACGTGAACATAACACTGAATCtgagtatttttttgtatttttgcaatTACACAGAAACTGAAAGATAGCATTATTTTATTACAGTATGACCTAAAAATATTCATAATAAAAAGTCAGGCTTGAGGTGGCCTTGTCCATTTAAACAAGCCTGAAACTGAATGAGGAAAAAAGCACAACATTACTGCATTTCAACACCTTTTATAGAGACTTATTTCATGTGCATACATATGGTGTTAAGTGTTACTGAGACGCGTCAATGCTTCCATTACAGGTCTCTCTGCTGGTTGTTGTGGAGATTGGTGTTTTTCCACTCATCTGTGGCTGGTGGCTCGACATCTGCTCTTTAGTAAGACTCTCTGGCTCTGTTATACTCTATTATACTGTTTTTGGAACCTACTGCTCCTCACACTTGTctgcatttaatttattaaactGGTGTAATGTTAAGACTTTAAATGGTATCATGGTCATAGGAAGGTTAATTGTATTTCTCATCCTTGGCTGATGTATTTACAGTACCATATAGTGACAAATACTTGTCTGTAACGGTATCTATGTTTTCTACCGGCCTCAAAGGGTTCCTCCAGTGCCAGTTGCAGCCAGTCTAATTTTCTGAATTTACCTCTCCTCCCTATGAAATTTCAGTGGATGCTTACAAGTCTCTTGTTCAAATTAGAGTGGCGTTCTCTACCCTGTAGAGGCGTCTCTCAAATAGCCCTTGAAGTGGCAATTAACAGgactgagacagacagaagcaGATGCTGTTGATCCCACAgttcatacatttatttacacagaaatacagaaaacaaactGGCTTGGACAAATGGAGAGAGTCACATATGCCTCTGCGTTGTGGCTCTCGCTCTCCTCATCTGCGAGTCTCTTGTGTGTCAGCAATTTTTCACTCTCTGGCGCTAAGTGGCACAGTCCCAAGTCGACCTCTGCCTCCAGTGGCCACCTAAGCTTTCCCACCTATGCTACACAGTGTAAGCCGGTGGGATTGTTTACACGAGCCTGTCAACGCGCCTCAGAACAGGTGGAGCAGTTTACACAGCAGAAGGGAACCATGTCCTCCCCGCTCCGCAGCTGTTCACCTCTGAAAAGAATCTAATTGGCCTGAAAATGAACTGCGTGGAATAAGCTGTGTTTCTCATTTCAGTTTGTCCCACAGATTAAAATGAGCTTCTTGTAATGACAAAGCTGGTTTGGTCTCTGCCACGATGCTGTTTTTATCAACTTTAACAtaatgttttcgggttgtccgtctgtaaatccatctgtctgtttgtccGTGCGGACCATTCTTgcgaacgcgatatctcaggaacgcctgacgagggaatttcttcagatttggcACAATTATCCACTTGGACtatggatgaactgattagattctggtggtcaaggtcactgtgacctcacaaaacatgtttctggccataactcaagaagtcgtgctaattatgacaatttcacagaactgtctaataggataaaatgatgaagtgatgacattttggacagacacggctgtaaactgcagcttgactggttggcggaggcatacaaccatgaggtggtaattctagttagAAGTTGTAATAAACATACAGGATATATAAAATCCTATAGACACAACAGCACATACATAAGTGAACAATGCCAATATGAAACATGGGACTTGCCTTTGAGCGGCAGTGGAGGAACCCTTCATTCGGCATGGTACTTTCAGAATTTAATTGAGCTTTGTCTAATTTTAATCTGTAAAGCATATGGCATGCGCAAATGTTATTCATAGCACATTTGATCTTCCAGCCATCTGTGCATTAATTTAACAAAGACGAGTAATTATCATCCTAGAATAAACACGGAATTTGAATCAGTCTAACTGCTATCTTTATTTAACATTTGATTTCCTGCAGGAGATGTTTGATGCCTCCCTGAAAGACAGAGAGTTGAGTTTTAAATCTGCCCCTGGCACCACCATGTTCCTGCACTGGCTTGTGGGAATGGTTTATGTCTTCTACTTTGCTTCTTTCATCCTCCTACTGAGAGAGGTAAGAGCCTGATGACAGTAACGTTTGCTTTTTGTAAATGCAGCTGCTTTCCTAACGCTAACTTGTATTGTTTACGCCCATCAGGTGCTGAGGCCGGGAGTGCTGTGGTTTCTGAGAAACCTCAATGACCCCGATTTTAACCCGGTGCAGGAAATGATTCACCTGCCTATCTATAGACACCTGCGGCGGTTCATCCTGTCAGTAGTTGTGTTCGGCTCCATCGTGCTGCTCATGCTGTGGCTGCCCATCAGGCTGATCAAACTACTGCTGCCCATCTTCCTCCCGTACAACGTCATGCTCTACAGGTAACCGGCAAGCATGATAAAATTATAGGTCACTTAGCAATAAAGGGTGTGAAGAGCTGCTGCTTTGTCTCTCTGAAATGGTGTGTGAAACCACTTCCTCCTCAGGCCAGATGGCCACAACATCTTAGCGCAGTACATCTTGAACAAAAGAGGAAATACCGACCACATTGCCACAAAAACAAGAGTTGCCTGACCCTCTCCACCTCTTTCCCCCTCAGTGATGCCCCGGTCAGCGAGCTGTCTTTGGAGCTGTTATTACTTCAGGTTGTGCTGCCAGCTCTGTTGGAGCAGGGACACACTCGCCAGTGGCTCAAAGGCCTGGTGAGGGCCTGGACAGTCAGCGCTGGATTTTTACTGTAAGTCAACCAGTTTGAATacacttctacatgtttttcCTGATTTTTCTCCGATTGGCCCTCTATAACCAAACACATCTTCACCTCCACAGAGACCTCCACTCCTACCTCCTCGGGGAGCAGGAGGACAATGATGCCAACCAGCctgtgaacaacaacaacaataacaacccTCCTCCTGGTCaccataacaacaataacaacccTGCCCCAGCTGTTGGCGAGGGGCTACATGCAGCCCATCAGGCCATTCTGCAGCAAGGGGGACCAGTTGGATTCCAGCCTTACCACAGACCTCTTCGCTTCCCATTCAGGGTGAGAAAGCCTTGGGGGTTTTGAACATTTATCACTGCTGTTTCTGGAACAGTCTCTGTGTTCCTGTATGTTCCTGGGTAAGTTTGTTTTAAGCTCAATTCATATTTAGTTATGACCCCCCTATAGCTTTCATTATCTaatataaaactaaattatcCTGCTTTTCCATTTGTTTAAAGCACGCCAGGATATTACTCGCACATCACGGCTCTGATCCATACACTGGATCtcacaaatattaattaataataaacacTGTCTAACACTGTTTAATCCATATCCGACATCGCTCTTCTTGAGGTATTGCTTCGGAAAAGTGAAGAAAATACGACACTCCCCTCTAAACTTTAAGGATATCTGCTGTCGGACTTGTAGGTTCCATAGACACCGCTGAAAGCTTGACAGCACTCCTTcgcctagttacggttgctaacgTAGGATGGACA from Sebastes fasciatus isolate fSebFas1 chromosome 21, fSebFas1.pri, whole genome shotgun sequence encodes:
- the LOC141759298 gene encoding E3 ubiquitin-protein ligase MARCHF6-like, translating into MDTAEEADICRVCRSEGTPDKPLYHPCVCTGSIKFIHQECLVQWLKHSRKEYCELCKHRFAFTPIYSPDMPSRLPIQDICAGLLTSVGTAIRYWFHYTLVAFAWLGVVPLTACRIYKCLFTGSVSSLLTLPLDMLSTENLLADCLQGCFVVTCTLCAFISLVWLREQIVHGGAPQWLEHQPQPPNAAGQANEAQAAGQGAADEPPAAQPAPADPPAQNEAEPEPPDVPPDQGDDPELEEEEGAAAEDADPNNGAQDDMNWNALEWDRAAEELTWERMLGLDGSLVFLEHVFWVVSLNTLFILVFAFCPYHIGHFSVVGLGFEEYVQASHFEGLITTIVGYILLAMTLILCHGLAALVRFQRSRRLLGVCYIVVKVSLLVVVEIGVFPLICGWWLDICSLEMFDASLKDRELSFKSAPGTTMFLHWLVGMVYVFYFASFILLLREVLRPGVLWFLRNLNDPDFNPVQEMIHLPIYRHLRRFILSVVVFGSIVLLMLWLPIRLIKLLLPIFLPYNVMLYSDAPVSELSLELLLLQVVLPALLEQGHTRQWLKGLVRAWTVSAGFLLDLHSYLLGEQEDNDANQPVNNNNNNNPPPGHHNNNNNPAPAVGEGLHAAHQAILQQGGPVGFQPYHRPLRFPFRIVLLIAFMCITLLVASLVCLTLPVFTGRWLMSFWTGSSKIHELYTAACGLYVCWLSIRGVTVLLAWMPQGRTVIARKVQEWTLMILKTLVVALLVAGVIPLLLGLLFELVIVAPLRVPLDQTPLFYPWQDWALGVLHAKIIAAITLMGPQWWLKTVIEQVYANGIRNIDLQFIIRKLAAPVISVLLLSLCVPYVIAAGVVPAVGVTPEMEILMQRRIYPFLLMVVSLIGILSFQIRQFKRLYEHIKNDKYLVGQRLVNYERKAARASSVPPPNPVAE